The Streptomyces camelliae genome window below encodes:
- a CDS encoding YggT family protein yields MSVFAQVVHIALLLFLAVLIFRLVMDYVFQFARSWQPGKAMVVVLEATYTVTDPPLKLLRRFIPPLRLGGVALDLSFFVLMIIVYILISITGSFV; encoded by the coding sequence ATGAGCGTGTTCGCACAGGTGGTCCACATCGCGCTATTGCTGTTTCTCGCCGTGCTCATCTTCCGGCTCGTCATGGATTACGTGTTCCAGTTCGCCCGCTCGTGGCAACCCGGCAAGGCGATGGTGGTCGTACTGGAGGCCACCTACACTGTCACCGATCCACCGCTGAAGCTTCTGCGGCGGTTCATCCCGCCGCTGCGTCTCGGGGGCGTGGCGCTCGACCTGTCCTTCTTCGTACTGATGATCATCGTCTACATCCTCATCTCCATCACGGGGAGCTTCGTGTAA
- a CDS encoding YggS family pyridoxal phosphate-dependent enzyme produces MTDRKTELAANLAQVEQRITAACVAAGREREEVTLIVVTKTYPASDVRILSELGVRHVAENRDQDAAPKAAACADLPLKWHFVGQLQTNKVRSVVGYADVVQSVDRSRLVTALSKEAVRSGREVGCLIQVALDAGASGRGERGGVAPEGIEELADLVAASPGLRLDGLMTVAPLTGEYAGREQAAFERLMDLSTDLRRAHPAATMVSAGMSADLEQAVAAGATHVRVGTAVLGVRPRLG; encoded by the coding sequence ATGACGGACCGTAAGACCGAACTCGCCGCAAATCTGGCGCAAGTGGAGCAGCGCATCACCGCCGCGTGTGTCGCGGCCGGGCGTGAGCGGGAGGAGGTGACCCTGATCGTGGTCACCAAGACCTACCCGGCGAGCGATGTGCGGATCCTGTCGGAACTCGGTGTGCGCCATGTCGCCGAGAACCGCGACCAGGACGCGGCACCGAAGGCCGCCGCGTGTGCGGATCTGCCCTTGAAATGGCATTTTGTTGGTCAGTTGCAGACCAACAAGGTGCGTTCCGTGGTCGGTTATGCCGATGTCGTGCAGTCCGTGGACCGTTCCCGGCTCGTCACGGCTCTGTCGAAGGAGGCGGTGCGGTCGGGGCGCGAGGTGGGCTGTCTGATCCAGGTCGCGCTGGATGCGGGCGCGAGCGGGCGGGGCGAGCGCGGCGGTGTGGCCCCGGAAGGAATCGAAGAGTTGGCCGACCTCGTCGCGGCGTCTCCAGGACTGCGGCTCGACGGACTGATGACCGTCGCTCCGCTCACCGGGGAGTACGCGGGACGCGAACAGGCGGCGTTCGAGCGGCTCATGGATTTGTCGACCGACCTGCGCCGAGCTCATCCGGCTGCAACCATGGTGTCGGCAGGGATGAGTGCGGACCTCGAACAGGCCGTGGCAGCCGGGGCGACACACGTGCGCGTCGGCACTGCGGTACTCGGAGTCCGCCCCAGGCTCGGGTAA
- a CDS encoding DivIVA domain-containing protein gives MPLTPEDVRNKQFTTVRLREGYDEDEVDAFLDEVEAELTRLLRENEDLRAKLAAATRAAAQNQQNMRKGPPEQDQQHPQQQGMPQQGMPQQGMRGPGAPVPAGISGPPQQQMGGPMGGPPQLPSGAPQLPAGPGGQGGPQGPGPMGQGPMGQGPMGQGPMGQGPMGGQPMQQQMGGPMGGPMGGPGMPGQGPGGDSAARVLSLAQQTADQAIAEARSEANKIVGEARSRAEGLERDARAKADALERDAQEKHRVAMGSLESARATLERKVEDLRGFEREYRTRLKSYLESQLRQLETQADDSLAPPRTSSAPSLPPSPAPSMAPAGASAPSYGGNQTMGGNPAPSAPSYGGQQQMTPAMTQPMAPVRPQGPSPMGQAPSPMRGFLIDEDDN, from the coding sequence ATGCCGTTGACCCCCGAGGACGTGCGGAACAAGCAGTTCACGACCGTCCGCCTCCGAGAAGGCTATGACGAGGACGAGGTCGATGCCTTCCTCGACGAGGTCGAAGCCGAACTGACCCGTCTGCTCCGCGAGAACGAGGACCTGCGTGCCAAGCTGGCCGCGGCGACCCGTGCGGCCGCGCAGAACCAGCAGAACATGCGCAAGGGCCCGCCGGAGCAGGATCAGCAGCATCCGCAGCAGCAGGGCATGCCTCAGCAGGGCATGCCTCAGCAGGGCATGCGAGGCCCCGGCGCGCCGGTGCCCGCCGGCATATCGGGCCCGCCGCAGCAGCAGATGGGCGGCCCCATGGGAGGCCCGCCCCAGCTGCCGAGCGGTGCCCCGCAGCTGCCCGCCGGCCCCGGCGGTCAGGGTGGCCCGCAGGGTCCCGGCCCGATGGGCCAGGGTCCGATGGGCCAGGGCCCCATGGGTCAGGGCCCCATGGGTCAGGGCCCGATGGGTGGCCAGCCCATGCAGCAGCAGATGGGTGGCCCCATGGGCGGTCCGATGGGCGGCCCCGGCATGCCCGGTCAGGGCCCCGGCGGCGACAGCGCCGCCCGTGTCCTCTCGCTGGCCCAGCAGACCGCCGACCAGGCGATCGCCGAGGCCCGCTCCGAGGCCAACAAGATCGTCGGCGAGGCCCGCAGCCGCGCCGAGGGTCTGGAGCGTGACGCCCGTGCCAAGGCCGATGCCCTGGAGCGGGACGCGCAGGAGAAGCACCGCGTCGCCATGGGCTCCCTGGAGTCCGCCCGCGCCACGCTGGAGCGCAAGGTCGAGGACCTGCGCGGCTTCGAGCGCGAGTACCGCACGCGCCTGAAGTCGTACCTTGAGTCCCAGCTGCGCCAGCTGGAGACCCAGGCCGACGACTCCCTGGCCCCGCCGCGCACCTCGTCCGCCCCCTCCCTGCCCCCGTCCCCGGCGCCCTCCATGGCCCCGGCCGGCGCGAGCGCCCCGTCCTACGGCGGCAACCAGACGATGGGCGGCAACCCCGCTCCGTCCGCCCCGTCCTACGGCGGCCAGCAGCAGATGACCCCGGCCATGACCCAGCCCATGGCTCCGGTCCGCCCGCAGGGCCCGTCCCCGATGGGCCAGGCTCCCTCGCCGATGCGCGGGTTCCTGATCGACGAGGACGACAACTGA
- a CDS encoding RluA family pseudouridine synthase, protein MSTIPEIRTLPVPDGLEGERVDAAISRMFGFSRTKAAELAAAGKVQVDGAVVGKSERVRGGAWLEVEMPQAPAPVQVVAEPVEGMEIVYDDDDVVVIVKPVGVAAHPSPGWSGPTVIGGLAAAGYRISTSGAAERQGIVHRLDVGTSGLMVVAKSERAYTSLKRQFKERTVDKRYHTLVQGHPDPTSGTIDAPIGRHPNHDYKWAVTADGKASVTHYDLIEAFRAASLLDVKLETGRTHQIRVHMSAHRHPCVGDLTYGADPTLAKRLRLTRQWLHAVRLGFEHPADGQWVEFRSDYPEDLQKALDQVREESYA, encoded by the coding sequence GTGAGCACGATTCCCGAGATCCGTACCCTGCCCGTGCCCGACGGCCTGGAGGGTGAGCGCGTCGACGCCGCCATCTCCCGGATGTTCGGCTTCTCCCGCACGAAGGCGGCCGAGCTGGCCGCGGCCGGCAAGGTCCAGGTCGACGGCGCGGTGGTCGGCAAGTCCGAGCGGGTGCGCGGCGGCGCCTGGCTGGAGGTCGAGATGCCGCAGGCGCCCGCGCCGGTGCAGGTGGTCGCCGAGCCGGTCGAGGGCATGGAGATCGTGTACGACGACGATGACGTGGTCGTGATCGTCAAGCCGGTCGGCGTGGCCGCGCACCCCTCGCCCGGCTGGAGCGGCCCCACCGTCATCGGCGGCCTCGCCGCGGCCGGCTACCGGATCTCCACCTCCGGCGCCGCCGAGCGCCAGGGCATCGTGCACCGCCTCGACGTCGGCACCTCGGGCCTGATGGTGGTCGCCAAGTCGGAGCGGGCGTACACCTCGCTCAAGCGCCAGTTCAAGGAGCGCACGGTCGACAAGCGCTACCACACACTGGTCCAGGGCCACCCGGACCCGACGAGCGGCACGATCGACGCCCCGATCGGCCGCCACCCCAACCACGACTACAAGTGGGCGGTCACGGCCGACGGCAAGGCCTCCGTGACCCACTACGACCTCATCGAGGCCTTCCGCGCCGCCTCGCTGCTGGACGTGAAGCTGGAGACCGGCCGCACCCACCAGATCCGCGTCCACATGTCCGCCCACCGCCACCCCTGCGTCGGCGACCTCACCTACGGCGCCGACCCGACCCTCGCCAAGCGGCTGCGCCTGACCCGCCAGTGGCTGCACGCCGTGCGGCTCGGCTTCGAGCACCCCGCGGACGGGCAGTGGGTGGAGTTCCGCAGCGACTACCCCGAGGACCTGCAGAAGGCCCTCGACCAGGTCCGTGAGGAGTCGTACGCGTGA
- a CDS encoding cell division protein SepF, with protein MAGAMRKMAVYLGLVEDDGYDGRGFDPDDDFEPELDPEPERDHRRHESSHQSHSAHQSQRDEEVRIVQPPAPREPVARSTSLAAESGRPARIAPVASITQERQSLEKNAPVIMPKVVSEREPYRITTLHPRTYNEARTIGEHFREGTPVIMNLTEMDDTDAKRLVDFAAGLVFGLHGSIERVTQKVFLLSPANVDVTAEDKARIAEGGFFNQS; from the coding sequence ATGGCCGGCGCGATGCGCAAGATGGCGGTCTACCTCGGCCTCGTGGAGGACGATGGGTACGACGGCCGCGGATTCGACCCCGACGACGACTTCGAGCCCGAGTTGGACCCGGAGCCCGAGCGGGATCACCGACGGCATGAATCGTCACATCAGTCGCACAGTGCACATCAGTCCCAAAGGGACGAAGAGGTGCGAATCGTCCAACCGCCCGCACCCCGCGAGCCGGTGGCCCGATCGACTTCGCTCGCCGCGGAATCCGGACGTCCGGCGCGCATCGCGCCCGTGGCATCCATCACACAAGAACGTCAGTCCCTGGAGAAGAACGCACCGGTGATCATGCCCAAGGTCGTGTCGGAACGAGAGCCTTACCGGATCACCACGCTTCACCCGCGGACCTACAACGAAGCCCGTACCATCGGGGAACACTTCCGTGAGGGCACCCCGGTGATCATGAATCTGACTGAGATGGATGACACAGACGCGAAGCGACTTGTCGACTTTGCGGCCGGTTTGGTGTTTGGTCTTCACGGCAGCATCGAGCGGGTGACGCAGAAGGTGTTCCTGTTGTCTCCTGCTAACGTCGATGTCACGGCGGAGGACAAGGCCCGCATCGCAGAGGGCGGGTTCTTCAACCAGAGCTGA
- a CDS encoding GNAT family N-acetyltransferase, with amino-acid sequence MSVPPYTLRVAEDPADREACFAVRKEVFVVEQGVAEDLEYDAYDAGAVHVLAVREDGVPLGTGRLLHGAAALAKTGADASVGSLGRLAVSRAARGLGVGVALVRAIEDAARARGLTAIDLHAQTHALGFYERLGYVLYGPEFPDAGIPHRAMRRAL; translated from the coding sequence GTGAGCGTGCCGCCGTACACCCTCCGGGTCGCCGAGGATCCCGCCGACCGCGAGGCCTGCTTCGCGGTCCGCAAGGAGGTCTTCGTCGTCGAGCAGGGCGTCGCCGAGGATCTGGAGTACGACGCCTACGACGCGGGCGCCGTGCATGTGCTCGCGGTCCGCGAGGACGGCGTGCCGCTCGGCACCGGCCGGCTGCTGCACGGCGCGGCGGCCCTGGCGAAGACCGGCGCGGACGCCTCGGTGGGCTCCCTGGGGCGGCTCGCCGTCTCCCGGGCGGCGCGCGGGCTCGGGGTCGGTGTGGCCCTGGTCCGGGCCATCGAGGACGCGGCACGCGCGCGGGGTCTCACCGCGATCGACCTGCACGCACAAACCCATGCGCTGGGTTTCTACGAGCGCCTCGGGTACGTGCTGTACGGCCCGGAGTTCCCGGACGCCGGGATACCCCACCGGGCGATGCGCCGCGCCCTGTAG
- a CDS encoding Na+/H+ antiporter, translating to MDQLALLFVLLLGALVSVPVGDRFGVPAPVLMTLFGGALAVADFVPDVSIPPELILPGLLPPLLYAAVRRTSWRQFAANIRPILLLAVALVFVTTVCVAYVAGAIVPGLSIAAAVTLGALIAPPDPVAATSVAGQLGLPRRLVSILEGEGLFNDVTAIVLYHVAVAAAVSGNFSAWQAGLDLVLSGVVAVVVGLLLGWGANKLMDLLGDPTLQIGMTLLVPYASYVLAEKLHGSGVLAVLTTALFLSEYATGADDVMTRLAGHTFWDIIGTLVTGVAFGLIGLELHNAIRTAQGRWGELLGWAAAVVGVVIVVRLLWLLPATWLTKRLHARRDYDEEIPVSWRETVVMWWSGMRGVASVALALAVPLKTDDGSPFPDRDEIIFIAFGVIIVTLVLQGLTLPSLVKGLGVRADSEREKEFEKELAVRAAKAAKRRLREIEQVEDLPEDLAEQMLRRAFDIGIRISPDMGEEERREAQHQRARRLKRIRRIQNEMMSAARHEVLAARSEPGADPEIVDRVLRHLDVRSLR from the coding sequence GTGGATCAGTTGGCCCTGCTGTTCGTCCTGCTGCTCGGGGCCCTGGTGAGCGTGCCGGTGGGGGACAGGTTCGGGGTGCCGGCGCCGGTGCTGATGACGCTGTTCGGCGGGGCCCTCGCGGTGGCCGACTTCGTGCCCGATGTGAGCATCCCGCCCGAGCTGATCCTGCCCGGGCTGCTGCCCCCGCTGCTCTACGCCGCCGTGCGCCGTACCTCCTGGCGGCAGTTCGCGGCCAACATCCGGCCGATCCTCCTGCTGGCCGTCGCCCTGGTCTTCGTGACGACGGTGTGCGTGGCGTACGTCGCAGGCGCGATCGTGCCCGGGCTGTCGATCGCCGCCGCCGTCACCCTGGGCGCGCTTATCGCCCCGCCCGACCCGGTCGCCGCGACCAGCGTCGCCGGACAACTCGGGCTGCCGCGCCGACTGGTGTCGATCCTGGAGGGCGAGGGGCTCTTCAACGACGTCACGGCCATCGTGCTGTACCACGTGGCCGTCGCCGCGGCGGTGAGCGGCAACTTCTCGGCCTGGCAGGCCGGGCTGGACCTGGTGCTGTCCGGCGTGGTCGCGGTGGTCGTCGGGCTGTTGCTCGGCTGGGGCGCGAACAAGCTGATGGACCTGCTGGGCGATCCGACCCTGCAGATCGGCATGACCCTGCTGGTGCCGTACGCCTCCTACGTGCTCGCGGAGAAGCTGCACGGTTCCGGGGTGCTCGCGGTGCTCACCACGGCGCTCTTCCTCTCCGAGTACGCCACCGGCGCCGACGACGTGATGACCCGGCTGGCCGGGCACACCTTCTGGGACATCATCGGCACCCTCGTCACGGGGGTCGCCTTCGGGCTCATCGGTCTGGAGCTGCACAACGCCATCCGTACCGCCCAGGGCCGCTGGGGCGAGCTGCTCGGCTGGGCCGCCGCCGTCGTGGGCGTGGTGATCGTCGTCCGGTTGTTGTGGCTGCTGCCCGCGACCTGGCTGACCAAACGGCTGCACGCCCGGCGGGACTACGACGAGGAGATCCCGGTCAGCTGGCGGGAGACCGTCGTGATGTGGTGGTCCGGGATGCGCGGGGTGGCCTCGGTGGCGCTGGCGCTGGCCGTCCCGCTGAAGACCGACGACGGCTCGCCCTTCCCCGACCGTGACGAGATCATCTTCATCGCCTTCGGGGTCATCATCGTCACGCTGGTGCTCCAGGGACTCACCCTGCCGTCGCTGGTGAAGGGGCTCGGGGTGCGGGCCGACTCCGAGCGGGAGAAGGAGTTCGAGAAGGAACTGGCGGTGCGCGCGGCGAAGGCGGCGAAGCGCAGGCTGCGGGAGATCGAGCAGGTGGAGGACCTGCCCGAGGACCTGGCGGAGCAGATGCTGCGGCGCGCCTTCGACATCGGCATCCGGATCAGCCCGGACATGGGCGAGGAGGAACGGCGGGAGGCACAGCACCAGCGGGCCAGGCGGCTCAAGCGGATCCGGCGCATCCAGAACGAGATGATGAGCGCGGCCCGGCACGAGGTACTGGCGGCGCGCAGCGAGCCGGGGGCGGATCCGGAGATCGTGGACCGGGTGCTGCGGCATCTGGACGTACGGAGCCTGCGGTGA
- the ileS gene encoding isoleucine--tRNA ligase, translated as MTAPTYRQVPAQVDLPALEHAVLDFWREQKIFAKSLEQSEGRPEWVFYEGPPTANGMPGAHHIEARVFKDVFPRFRTMRGYHVARKAGWDCHGLPVELAVEKELGFSGKQDIEAYGIAEFNAKCRESVTRHTDAFAELTTRMGYWVDLDDAYRTMDPEYVESVWWSLKEIFNKGLLVQDHRVAPWCPRCGTGLSDHELAQGYETVVDPSVYVRFPLTSGPLAGEAALLVWTTTPWTLVSNTAVAAHPEVTYVVATNGEEKLVVAEPLVAKALGEGWESTGQTFTGAEMERWTYQRPFELVEFPAPAHFVVNADYVTTEDGTGLVHQSPAFGEDDLKVCRAYGLPVVNPVRPDGTFEEEVPLVGGVFFKKADEKLTEDLQQRGLLFKHVAYEHSYPHCWRCHTALLYYAQPSWYIRTTAIKDRLIQENEKTNWFPETVKHGRYGDWLNNNIDWALSRNRYWGTPLPIWRCEDDHLTCVGSRAELTELTGTDQSDLDPHRPYIDEVTFACPHEGCGETATRVPEVIDAWYDSGSMPFAQWGYPYKNKELFESRYPAQFISEAIDQTRGWFYTLMAVGTLVFDKSSYENVVCLGHILAEDGRKMSKHLGNILQPIPLMDANGADAVRWFMAAGGSPWAARRVGHGTIQEVVRKTLLTYWNTVAFQALYARTSQWAPSAADPAPAERPLIDRWLLSELHALTDQVTQAMEAYDTQRAGKLLSAFVDDLSNWYVRRSRRRFWQGDKAALRTLHEVLETVTRLLAPIVPFITERVWQDLVVPVTPGAPESVHLAAWPEADLSAIDPELSKQMVLVRRLVELGRATRAESGVKTRQPLSRALIAATGFETLDPELHTQITEELNVSSLASLSEVGGSLVDTTAKANFRALGKRFGKRVQDVAKAIANADAAALSLALRAGTASVDVDGETVTLAPDEVIITETPREGWSVASDSGATVALDLEITEELRQAGLARDAIRLIQEARKNSGLDVADRIALRWVSTDATVVAALAEHAELIADEVLSTDFGQGEADGTYGEAFTDEGLSLTFRLRKA; from the coding sequence ATGACAGCGCCGACGTACCGCCAGGTGCCCGCACAGGTCGACCTGCCCGCTCTTGAGCACGCCGTGCTCGACTTCTGGCGCGAGCAGAAGATCTTCGCCAAGAGCCTGGAGCAGTCCGAGGGCCGCCCGGAATGGGTGTTCTACGAGGGCCCGCCCACCGCCAACGGCATGCCCGGCGCCCACCACATCGAGGCGCGCGTCTTCAAGGACGTCTTCCCGCGCTTCCGCACCATGCGCGGCTACCACGTGGCCCGCAAGGCCGGCTGGGACTGCCACGGCCTGCCCGTCGAGCTGGCCGTCGAGAAGGAGCTGGGCTTCTCCGGCAAGCAGGACATCGAGGCGTACGGCATCGCCGAGTTCAACGCCAAGTGCCGCGAGTCCGTGACCCGGCACACCGACGCCTTCGCCGAGCTGACGACCCGCATGGGCTACTGGGTCGACCTGGACGACGCCTACCGCACCATGGACCCCGAGTACGTGGAGTCCGTGTGGTGGTCGCTGAAGGAGATCTTCAACAAGGGCCTGCTGGTCCAGGACCACCGGGTCGCCCCCTGGTGCCCGCGCTGCGGCACCGGCCTGTCCGACCACGAGCTGGCACAGGGCTACGAGACGGTCGTCGACCCGTCCGTGTACGTCCGTTTCCCGCTCACCTCCGGTCCGCTCGCCGGCGAGGCCGCGCTCCTGGTGTGGACGACGACCCCCTGGACCCTGGTGTCCAACACGGCGGTCGCCGCGCACCCGGAGGTCACCTACGTCGTCGCCACCAACGGCGAGGAGAAGCTCGTCGTCGCCGAGCCGCTCGTCGCCAAGGCGCTCGGCGAGGGCTGGGAGAGCACGGGCCAGACCTTCACCGGCGCCGAGATGGAGCGCTGGACCTACCAACGTCCGTTCGAGCTCGTGGAGTTCCCGGCTCCGGCGCACTTCGTGGTGAACGCGGACTACGTCACGACCGAGGACGGCACGGGTCTGGTCCACCAGTCCCCCGCCTTCGGTGAGGACGACCTCAAGGTCTGCCGCGCCTACGGCCTGCCCGTGGTCAACCCGGTCCGCCCGGACGGCACCTTCGAGGAGGAGGTCCCGCTGGTCGGCGGCGTCTTCTTCAAGAAGGCGGACGAAAAGCTCACCGAGGACCTCCAGCAGCGCGGCCTGCTCTTCAAGCACGTCGCGTACGAGCACAGCTACCCGCACTGCTGGCGTTGCCACACCGCGCTGCTCTACTACGCACAGCCCTCCTGGTACATCCGCACGACGGCGATCAAGGACCGCCTGATCCAGGAGAACGAGAAGACCAACTGGTTCCCGGAGACGGTCAAGCACGGCCGGTACGGCGACTGGCTGAACAACAACATCGACTGGGCGCTGTCCCGCAACCGCTACTGGGGCACCCCGCTGCCGATCTGGCGCTGCGAGGACGACCACCTCACCTGCGTCGGCTCCCGCGCGGAGCTGACCGAGCTGACCGGCACGGACCAGTCGGACCTCGACCCGCACCGGCCGTACATCGACGAGGTCACCTTCGCCTGCCCGCACGAGGGCTGCGGCGAGACGGCCACGCGCGTGCCCGAGGTCATCGACGCCTGGTACGACTCGGGCTCGATGCCGTTCGCGCAGTGGGGCTACCCGTACAAGAACAAGGAGCTGTTCGAGAGCCGCTACCCGGCGCAGTTCATCTCCGAGGCGATCGACCAGACCCGCGGCTGGTTCTACACGCTGATGGCCGTCGGCACGCTGGTCTTCGACAAGTCGTCGTACGAGAACGTCGTCTGCCTGGGCCACATCCTGGCCGAGGACGGCCGCAAGATGTCCAAGCACCTGGGCAACATCCTGCAGCCGATCCCGCTCATGGACGCCAACGGCGCGGACGCGGTGCGCTGGTTCATGGCGGCCGGCGGCTCCCCGTGGGCGGCGCGCCGCGTCGGTCACGGCACCATCCAGGAGGTCGTCCGCAAGACCCTGCTGACGTACTGGAACACGGTCGCCTTCCAGGCGCTGTACGCCCGTACGTCCCAGTGGGCACCGAGCGCGGCGGACCCGGCCCCGGCCGAGCGCCCGCTGATCGACCGCTGGCTGCTGTCCGAGCTGCACGCCCTCACCGACCAGGTGACGCAGGCGATGGAGGCGTACGACACCCAGCGCGCCGGCAAGCTGCTGTCCGCGTTCGTCGACGACCTGTCCAACTGGTACGTCCGCCGCTCGCGCCGCCGGTTCTGGCAGGGCGACAAGGCGGCGCTGCGCACGCTGCACGAGGTGCTGGAGACGGTCACCCGGCTGCTGGCGCCGATCGTCCCGTTCATCACCGAGCGGGTGTGGCAGGACCTGGTCGTGCCGGTGACCCCCGGTGCCCCGGAGTCCGTGCACCTGGCGGCCTGGCCGGAGGCGGACCTGTCCGCGATCGACCCGGAGCTGTCGAAGCAGATGGTGCTGGTGCGCCGGCTGGTGGAGCTGGGCCGTGCCACGCGCGCGGAGTCGGGCGTCAAGACGCGTCAGCCGCTGTCCCGCGCGCTGATCGCGGCGACCGGTTTCGAGACGCTGGACCCGGAGCTGCACACCCAGATCACGGAGGAGCTGAACGTCTCCTCGCTGGCCTCGCTCTCCGAGGTGGGCGGCTCGCTGGTGGACACCACCGCGAAGGCCAACTTCCGGGCGCTGGGCAAGCGGTTCGGCAAGCGGGTGCAGGACGTGGCCAAGGCGATCGCGAACGCCGACGCCGCCGCGCTGTCGCTGGCGCTGCGTGCGGGCACGGCCTCCGTGGACGTCGACGGCGAGACGGTCACGCTCGCCCCGGACGAGGTGATCATCACCGAGACCCCGCGCGAGGGCTGGTCGGTGGCGTCCGACTCCGGTGCCACGGTGGCGCTGGACCTGGAGATCACCGAGGAGCTGCGGCAGGCGGGTCTGGCCCGTGACGCGATCCGGCTGATCCAGGAGGCCCGCAAGAACAGTGGGCTGGATGTGGCCGACCGGATCGCTCTGCGGTGGGTGTCGACGGATGCCACGGTGGTCGCTGCGCTGGCTGAGCATGCCGAGCTGATCGCCGACGAGGTCTTGTCGACCGACTTCGGCCAGGGTGAGGCCGACGGCACCTATGGCGAGGCGTTCACCGATGAGGGGCTGTCTCTCACGTTCCGGCTGCGGAAGGCGTAA
- the lspA gene encoding signal peptidase II, whose amino-acid sequence MAEAERIIGTPDTPDDSGEHTAAAGAQQAPAQARVGRGRRIAVLFAVAAFAYALDLISKTLVVAKLEGHEPIKLVGDLLELHAIRNPGAAFGFGGAFTVIFTLIAAAVIVVIIRLARKLYSFPWAVALGLLLGGALGNLTDRVFRAPGVFEGQVVDFIAPKGFAVFNLADSAIVCGGILIVLLSFRGLDPDGTVHKD is encoded by the coding sequence GTGGCAGAGGCGGAACGCATCATCGGTACGCCGGACACCCCGGACGACAGCGGCGAGCACACGGCGGCGGCCGGAGCACAGCAGGCCCCGGCGCAGGCGCGCGTCGGCCGGGGGCGCCGGATCGCCGTGCTGTTCGCGGTGGCCGCGTTCGCGTACGCCCTCGACCTGATCAGCAAGACGCTCGTGGTCGCCAAGCTGGAGGGCCACGAGCCGATCAAGCTGGTCGGGGACCTGCTGGAGCTGCACGCCATCCGCAACCCCGGCGCCGCCTTCGGCTTCGGGGGCGCGTTCACGGTGATCTTCACGCTGATCGCCGCGGCGGTGATCGTGGTGATCATCCGCCTGGCCCGCAAGCTGTACAGCTTCCCCTGGGCGGTCGCCCTCGGCCTGCTGCTCGGCGGCGCGCTCGGCAATCTGACCGACCGGGTCTTCCGGGCCCCCGGGGTCTTCGAGGGCCAGGTCGTGGACTTCATCGCGCCGAAGGGCTTCGCGGTGTTCAACCTGGCCGATTCGGCGATCGTGTGCGGCGGCATCCTGATCGTGCTGCTGTCCTTCCGCGGCCTGGACCCGGACGGCACGGTCCACAAGGACTGA
- a CDS encoding TraR/DksA family transcriptional regulator — MVAKKTAVEHPATGRARGAAAKKTTAKKAATEKTATEKTATKKVAAKETAAKKTAVRKADAKAAAKAADARKPAEKSARKPAEKTAGKKTVARKPAAGKKAAVKGVAVDKAAVKAAAAGVSSETAGKSTAKKAGAARAAKQTGATTVVAKKTPGTATAAQTAVPKARIAAAEPGELAVRPGEEPWTPEEVAEARAELLSEVERLRTEISSAEASLVGLMRDSGDGAGDDQADTGTKNITREHELALAANAREMLIQNEHALERLDAGTYGLCENCGNPIGKARMQAFPRATLCVECKQKQERRS; from the coding sequence ATGGTGGCGAAAAAGACCGCCGTAGAGCATCCGGCGACCGGCCGGGCCAGGGGCGCGGCCGCCAAGAAGACGACTGCGAAGAAGGCGGCCACCGAGAAGACGGCCACCGAGAAGACGGCCACCAAGAAGGTGGCCGCCAAGGAGACGGCCGCGAAGAAGACGGCTGTGCGGAAGGCCGACGCGAAGGCCGCGGCGAAGGCCGCGGACGCCAGGAAGCCGGCCGAGAAGTCGGCCAGGAAGCCTGCCGAGAAGACGGCCGGGAAGAAGACGGTGGCCAGGAAGCCGGCGGCCGGGAAGAAGGCGGCGGTGAAGGGGGTGGCGGTGGACAAGGCGGCCGTCAAGGCGGCTGCCGCCGGCGTCTCCTCGGAGACGGCCGGCAAGAGCACGGCCAAGAAAGCGGGCGCGGCGCGGGCCGCGAAGCAGACGGGAGCCACGACAGTGGTTGCGAAGAAGACTCCTGGCACGGCCACGGCCGCACAGACCGCCGTTCCCAAGGCACGGATCGCCGCGGCGGAGCCCGGCGAGCTGGCGGTGCGTCCCGGAGAGGAACCCTGGACGCCGGAAGAGGTCGCTGAGGCCCGTGCCGAGCTGCTGTCCGAGGTGGAGCGGCTGCGCACCGAGATCAGCTCCGCCGAGGCCTCCCTCGTGGGTCTGATGCGCGACTCCGGGGACGGCGCGGGCGACGACCAGGCCGACACCGGGACGAAGAACATCACGCGCGAGCACGAGCTGGCGCTGGCCGCCAACGCGCGCGAGATGCTGATCCAGAACGAGCACGCCCTGGAACGGCTGGACGCGGGCACCTACGGTCTGTGCGAGAACTGCGGCAACCCCATCGGCAAAGCCCGGATGCAGGCCTTCCCGCGGGCCACTCTGTGCGTGGAATGCAAGCAGAAGCAGGAACGTCGCTCCTGA